The following are encoded together in the Drosophila sechellia strain sech25 chromosome 3R, ASM438219v1, whole genome shotgun sequence genome:
- the LOC6606283 gene encoding uncharacterized protein LOC6606283, producing MKFFAIIFLLCAIVGLAASSSSATTTEAYFDASTTSTAPSPVPCGNGPQGPCGKKLYFFY from the coding sequence ATGAAGTTCTTCGCCATTATTTTCCTTCTGTGCGCCATTGTTGGACTCGCTGCGTCCTCCAGCTCGGCAACCACGACGGAAGCCTACTTTGATGCTTCAACAACTTCGACCGCTCCATCTCCAGTTCCGTGCGGAAATGGGCCCCAAGGACCATGTGGCAAAAAACTATACTTTTTCTActaa